The nucleotide window TCAGCAGCGGTTCCAGCGGGCCCAGGCCGCGCACCTCGTCGTAGAGGTCCTGCGTCAGGGTGGTGCGGTCCTCGCGGTTGAGGACGATGCTGCGTTCCTCGAGGGCCTCGCCGGCGATGGCGCTGATTTCTGCACGCAGGTCCGCCTCGGTCGCGGTGTCGAGCGCTCCGAGGTTGAGGTTGTCGAGAAGCGCGCGGTGCAGGTCGATCTTGATCTCGGCCAGCCGTTCCTTGCGCTTGCGGTCCTTGTCCTGCGGGGCGGTGGTCGCCGCCGCCTTCTGAAGCGGTTTGCGCAGCGAAACGCTTTGCGCTTCTTCCACGGGCGCGGTCTTGGGCGCCTCCGCGACGGGTTTCTTGGCGGCCTTGACCGGCTGGGCCCCGTCGGTTGCTTTTTTGTATCGCGAAAACATCGGCGTGATCCCCTATGCGGCTTTCTCGGCGTCGCTTTGGCCGAGCGCGTGCAGCGAGGCCGCCAGCTTGGCGATTTCCTTGCGCAGCGGGTTCTTGCCCGCGGCACTGGCCAGCGGCGTGCCGTGATCGCCCGCCTGCATCACCGGCTTGCCGCCATCGGGCAGTTGCACCTCGATGCTGATCTCCAGGCTTTCGGCCAGACGCTTGACGCGGCTCTTGCCGTTCAGGTCGGTGAATTTCGGCGCCCGGTTCAGGCAGAAGCGCAGCTTTTCGATCGGCAGATCCTCGGACCGCAGCGCCCGCTTCAGACGCAGGGCGTTCTGGGCCGAACGCATGTCAAGCTCGAGCGTGGTGAAATAGATCTGCGCGGAATGCAGCACGGTTTCGGTCCACTGGACCAGCGTGCTGGGCATGTCGACGATGACGTAGTCGAACTTGGAGCGGGCCAGGTCGAGCACGCGCTGCACGTCCTCGGACGTGATCATGTCGAGCGGCAGGATGTCGGTGGGCGCGGTCAGCACCCACAGCTTGTCGTCGAAGGGCACGAGCGCCTGCTTGAAGATATCCTCGTCCATCGAGTCGGTGTCGGCCCACATTTCATAGACGACGTCCTTGCGCGGCAGGTCGAGATAGGTGGCGACCGATCCGGTTTGCAGGCCGAGATCCAGGATGCAGACGCGCGGCGCGTCGGTCTTGGAGACCGAGGCCAGCTCCCATGCGAGGTTGACCGCCAGCGTCGTGGCGCCGGTGCCGCCCGCGAGGCCCTGGACGGCCAGCAGGACGCCATCGCCCGGGGCACTGGAGGCGCCGAAGGGCGCGGCGGCGTCGGGCTCTGCCGCGGCGGGATTGCTGTGCAGCCGGTCGATGGCCGCCTGCAATTCGTTCTCGGGAAGCGGGTAGGGGACGAACTCGTCCGCGCCTTGCCGCAAGAGCTGGTGCAGGGAGGCGGGGCTGACGTCTTCGGCGATGAGAATGACCTTGATGCCGCGGGCCTTGGCCAGCGTGATGATCTCGCTCAGCAGGCCGATCTCGTCCTCGTCGGTGGAGTCGATGGCCAGGGCCACGAATTCGAGGCAGTCGGCCTCGGGTTGGTTGAAGAAGGCCAGCGCCTCGGCGAACCCCAGATCGCCCCAGGCTTCGCCCATCGCGGTTTCCATGTCCTCGATCAACAAGTCGAAATCCTGCACGTTACGGCTGATGGTACAGGCCGTGATCGGGCTGGATTCTGGTTGTTTTTGCACACTACTCATCTGTGGTCGGCCCCATGTTTGTCGCGACGTCGTTGCGCCCGAAACCGTTAGTCTTCAGGCGGTTGGACCCTGCGCAAAGACGCATGGACCCAGTGCCATGCTCGTAAACTGCTTGAAAATGTAGGCGATAATGGGGCCAAAAGATCGTAATTGTGCGATATCTCAGGACAAAAAAAACCCGCCCAACGGATTGTTTCGGGCGGGTTCTTCAGGTGGCCCGACCATTGGCCGGACAGGGAGAATTCAGGTCATTCTTCGCTACCGCTGGTGACTTGCCCGCCTTCCTCGACCATGATCAGGGTCGAGCGC belongs to Roseovarius sp. THAF27 and includes:
- a CDS encoding AAA family ATPase; this translates as MSSVQKQPESSPITACTISRNVQDFDLLIEDMETAMGEAWGDLGFAEALAFFNQPEADCLEFVALAIDSTDEDEIGLLSEIITLAKARGIKVILIAEDVSPASLHQLLRQGADEFVPYPLPENELQAAIDRLHSNPAAAEPDAAAPFGASSAPGDGVLLAVQGLAGGTGATTLAVNLAWELASVSKTDAPRVCILDLGLQTGSVATYLDLPRKDVVYEMWADTDSMDEDIFKQALVPFDDKLWVLTAPTDILPLDMITSEDVQRVLDLARSKFDYVIVDMPSTLVQWTETVLHSAQIYFTTLELDMRSAQNALRLKRALRSEDLPIEKLRFCLNRAPKFTDLNGKSRVKRLAESLEISIEVQLPDGGKPVMQAGDHGTPLASAAGKNPLRKEIAKLAASLHALGQSDAEKAA